Proteins from a single region of Apium graveolens cultivar Ventura chromosome 7, ASM990537v1, whole genome shotgun sequence:
- the LOC141671606 gene encoding glycosyltransferase family protein 64 C3: MRIIIFYIFMLLCAAYTNSNPCDPNNQRDPKTLRPDQLTVLINGYSESRIPLLQSIAATYASSPIVSSVQILWGNPRTSIKILSLLSQNLSIASPGAPIAVIRQKNDSLNSRFNPRRSILTRAVLICDDDVEIDVKSVEFAFTMWSKNRDKLIGFFGRSHDLDIVNRNWMYTMHSEKYSIVLTKFMIAKIEFLYFYRCGGDVAMAKAREVVDRRKNCEDILMNFVAAEIGEGVMVVEGMRVRDYGDSRNEGRSGVESVGLSSRRKDHRKRRGECITEFHRLLGRMPLRYSYGKVVRSVGEQALCEKGGKLVPCDRQVVD, encoded by the coding sequence ATGAGGATCATAATCTTCTATATATTTATGCTATTATGCGCCGCTTATACAAATTCAAATCCATGTGACCCGAACAACCAGAGAGATCCGAAAACGCTCCGACCCGATCAGCTCACAGTCCTCATCAACGGCTACTCCGAGTCACGTATACCTCTCCTCCAATCAATAGCTGCCACGTATGCATCTTCTCCGATTGTATCGTCCGTACAGATTCTATGGGGAAACCCTAGAACTTCGATAAAGATCTTATCTTTATTGTCTCAAAACCTCTCGATTGCATCTCCCGGAGCTCCGATCGCCGTGATCCGGCAGAAAAACGATAGTTTGAACTCGCGATTCAACCCGCGGCGATCGATCTTGACTCGCGCGGTGTTGATTTGCGATGACGATGTGGAAATTGATGTGAAATCGGTTGAATTTGCGTTTACGATGTGGTCGAAGAATCGCGATAAGTTGATCGGATTCTTCGGCCGATCGCATGACTTGGATATTGTGAATAGGAATTGGATGTACACGATGCATTCGGAGAAGTATTCGATTGTGTTGACGAAGTTTATGATTGCGAAAATCGAGTTTTTGTATTTTTATCGGTGTGGTGGTGACGTGGCGATGGCAAAAGCGAGGGAGGTTGTGGATAGGAGGAAGAACTGTGAGGATATTCTGATGAATTTTGTTGCGGCGGAGATAGGGGAGGGAGTGATGGTGGTGGAAGGGATGAGAGTTAGGGATTACGGAGATTCGAGAAATGAAGGGAGGAGTGGAGTGGAGAGTGTAGGATTGAGTAGTCGGAGAAAGGATCATAGGAAGAGACGAGGGGAATGTATTACGGAGTTTCATAGATTGCTTGGGAGAATGCCGTTGAGGTATTCATATGGGAAGGTTGTTAGGAGTGTTGGTGAGCAAGCGTTGTGTGAGAAAGGCGGGAAGTTAGTGCCTTGTGATCGTCAAGTTGTCGATTGA